The Flavobacterium piscisymbiosum genome includes a region encoding these proteins:
- a CDS encoding beta-N-acetylhexosaminidase, translating into MKKSILLIAIFLSSLNTIQAQQLDIIPRPVKIEQKDKAFIIPSTPKIIIDKKIEKSILYIASDFFKITGITASVVNGNKQEKNTIALLVDEKMSLPNDGYQLTVNKKGVLVKGKTPNGVLNGFQTLLQICSAKDVKKGTIPFVKIEDYPRFDWRGMMLDCSRQFFDKQTVENYIDWLAAHKMNVFHWHLTDDNGWRAEIKSMPDLTAKGAWRGPGEVLLPSYGSGNKRYGGFYTQQDMKEVVAYASARGIAVMPEIEIPGHSRAVTAAYPEIGCAITQELKSVQGEVKNVWCVGREENYQILDSIIREVSGIFPFEYIHIAGDEVNRANWEHCPKCQALMAKEGFTDSFQLQNYFFRRVQTIVDKYHKKTNGWNEILKGGEINLNTLISAWQGISYGIESAKKGHETIMMPGQYTYFDMAQSENERGHRWAAITDTKRAYSFEPIPENELTPEQQKLIKGVQGALWSEYLDRPTRIMEYQSYPRIAALSEIGWTKKEDKNWDDFYGRLTHSHLERLANMGIAFRDFPPTAIYKSGIITVTPPYEGAVVRYDAQGNEPTRQSPSYTNPIKTKEYEQYMFRTFFNEEIASPAVKVEKLPVANWNTSKIEVVNISENISENVDKKGIWYLTFDPTTDASANGSIRSVSLFENDQLIQTYAEEKTLKSKPRLRFVIENYNEKNTYRLDFVVDNKEARESSAKVNFNCSPYLEPEVKVTSSMAENPKFPISKLEDYNIETYLRTDVACANGDWILYTFTNPIVSSKIDVLTGIPHHPRFIVNDGHVEYSYNGVDFEKGDSFDYGNASIYPKQPVKAVKIMITATNNEPLMAAQDLRINP; encoded by the coding sequence ATGAAAAAAAGTATTTTACTAATCGCCATTTTCCTGAGTTCGCTGAATACGATACAGGCTCAGCAACTGGATATAATCCCGAGGCCTGTAAAAATAGAACAAAAAGATAAAGCTTTTATAATTCCTTCAACGCCGAAGATTATTATTGACAAAAAGATAGAAAAAAGTATTCTTTACATTGCAAGTGATTTTTTTAAAATTACAGGAATTACGGCATCGGTTGTTAACGGAAATAAACAGGAAAAAAATACAATAGCACTTTTGGTCGATGAAAAAATGAGTCTTCCAAATGATGGGTATCAATTGACTGTTAATAAAAAAGGAGTTTTGGTAAAAGGAAAAACTCCAAACGGAGTCCTGAATGGTTTTCAGACTTTACTACAAATCTGCTCTGCAAAAGATGTGAAAAAAGGAACAATTCCGTTTGTAAAAATCGAAGATTATCCTCGTTTTGACTGGCGCGGAATGATGCTGGATTGTTCGAGACAATTTTTTGATAAACAAACGGTTGAAAATTATATCGATTGGCTGGCAGCGCATAAAATGAATGTTTTTCACTGGCACCTTACTGATGATAATGGTTGGAGAGCCGAAATAAAATCAATGCCGGATCTGACTGCAAAAGGAGCTTGGAGAGGACCGGGAGAAGTGTTATTGCCATCGTACGGTTCTGGAAACAAACGTTATGGCGGTTTTTACACTCAGCAAGATATGAAAGAAGTGGTTGCGTATGCATCTGCCAGAGGGATTGCTGTAATGCCCGAAATTGAAATTCCGGGACATTCGCGTGCGGTAACAGCAGCATATCCCGAGATTGGTTGTGCTATAACGCAGGAACTTAAAAGTGTTCAGGGTGAAGTAAAAAATGTTTGGTGTGTGGGACGTGAAGAAAACTACCAAATTTTAGATTCGATTATTAGAGAAGTTTCGGGAATTTTTCCTTTTGAATATATTCATATTGCAGGAGACGAAGTCAATCGTGCCAACTGGGAGCATTGTCCTAAATGCCAGGCTTTGATGGCAAAAGAAGGATTTACAGATAGTTTTCAGCTTCAGAATTATTTTTTTAGAAGAGTTCAAACCATTGTGGATAAATATCATAAAAAAACAAATGGCTGGAATGAAATTTTAAAAGGCGGAGAAATAAATCTAAACACTTTAATTAGTGCCTGGCAGGGAATAAGCTACGGAATTGAATCGGCTAAAAAAGGACATGAAACCATTATGATGCCGGGACAATATACTTATTTTGATATGGCACAATCTGAAAATGAACGCGGGCATCGCTGGGCAGCCATTACAGATACCAAAAGAGCATATTCGTTTGAGCCAATTCCGGAGAATGAGTTAACACCTGAACAGCAAAAACTGATCAAAGGAGTTCAGGGCGCTTTATGGAGCGAATATCTGGATCGTCCGACAAGAATTATGGAGTACCAAAGTTACCCTAGAATTGCTGCTTTGTCAGAAATTGGATGGACTAAAAAAGAGGATAAAAATTGGGATGATTTTTACGGAAGATTAACTCACAGTCATTTAGAGCGTTTGGCGAATATGGGAATTGCTTTTAGGGATTTTCCGCCAACGGCAATTTACAAAAGCGGAATTATCACCGTGACTCCGCCTTATGAAGGAGCCGTTGTACGTTATGATGCGCAAGGAAATGAACCTACAAGACAATCGCCTTCGTATACCAATCCAATTAAAACCAAAGAATACGAGCAATATATGTTCCGTACTTTTTTTAATGAAGAGATTGCAAGTCCTGCTGTAAAAGTCGAAAAACTGCCGGTTGCCAACTGGAATACTTCTAAAATTGAAGTGGTAAACATTTCGGAGAATATTTCTGAAAATGTAGACAAAAAAGGAATTTGGTACCTCACTTTTGATCCAACAACTGATGCAAGTGCGAATGGAAGTATCAGATCTGTTTCACTTTTTGAAAATGATCAATTGATACAAACTTATGCAGAAGAAAAAACACTGAAATCAAAACCTCGTTTGCGATTTGTGATCGAAAATTACAATGAAAAAAATACATACCGTTTGGATTTTGTGGTGGATAATAAAGAAGCTAGAGAATCTTCGGCGAAGGTAAATTTTAATTGCTCTCCTTATTTAGAACCAGAAGTAAAAGTCACGTCATCGATGGCGGAGAATCCTAAATTTCCAATTTCAAAATTAGAAGATTATAACATAGAAACGTATTTACGTACCGATGTTGCCTGCGCAAATGGCGACTGGATTTTATACACTTTTACCAATCCTATTGTTTCCTCAAAAATTGATGTATTAACAGGGATTCCGCATCACCCGAGATTTATTGTCAATGATGGTCATGTCGAATATTCATACAACGGTGTCGACTTTGAAAAAGGAGATAGTTTTGATTACGGAAATGCATCCATTTATCCAAAACAGCCTGTAAAAGCAGTTAAGATTATGATAACGGCCACAAACAACGAACCTTTGATGGCGGCTCAGGATTTAAGAATTAATCCATAA
- a CDS encoding serine hydrolase domain-containing protein, with product MKKTGVRIVLVFLIFLGISCQSLKKSKKSFDTKQNEVFIDSMMNNALGKGFFPGAQIIVGSKDSVFILKNYGYHDYSKKGLVKTDDVYDLASMSKVLGATLVTMRLVGEDKINVDDKLGEIVPFYKNTAIADLTVFELLTHTSGLTPSITFYQSLLSTPDGSPLLSNQQSENYPDLFDTMYVNKNIVYDSNYLSFEPKDHYVQVYKNMWINPEFYKTVYGKIAVANIHERGKYLYSDLNLLLVQQIIETKTGQKLDQLAKGIYSELGISKIGYNPLKWTSEENVMPTEIDHFFRKDTIKGYVHDEAAAILGGVSGNAGLFANAQSISVICQMLLNNGKYHGKQILKSKVVKEFTKSPLVKKGIYRGLGFDKRKPDEFYKKNDFGHTGFTGTFFFMNPDNNRFLIILTNRVNPTRTNRLMYKDDFTAKIWRQVNE from the coding sequence ATGAAAAAAACAGGAGTTAGAATCGTACTTGTCTTTTTGATCTTTTTAGGGATAAGTTGCCAGTCGCTTAAAAAATCGAAAAAGTCTTTTGATACAAAGCAAAATGAAGTTTTCATCGATTCGATGATGAATAATGCCTTAGGAAAAGGATTTTTTCCGGGAGCACAAATTATTGTGGGCAGTAAAGATTCTGTTTTTATCTTGAAAAATTATGGTTATCATGATTACTCAAAAAAAGGATTAGTAAAAACAGATGATGTGTACGATTTGGCTTCTATGTCTAAGGTTTTGGGCGCAACACTTGTAACCATGCGTTTGGTGGGCGAGGATAAAATAAATGTAGACGATAAATTGGGCGAAATTGTTCCTTTCTATAAAAACACGGCTATTGCTGATTTGACTGTTTTTGAATTATTAACGCACACATCGGGATTAACGCCAAGTATTACTTTTTACCAAAGTTTGCTTTCTACGCCTGACGGATCGCCTTTGTTAAGCAATCAGCAATCTGAGAATTATCCGGATTTGTTTGATACGATGTATGTAAATAAAAATATTGTTTACGATTCAAACTACCTTTCTTTCGAACCTAAAGATCATTACGTTCAGGTTTATAAAAATATGTGGATCAATCCTGAATTTTATAAAACAGTTTACGGGAAAATTGCTGTTGCCAATATACATGAACGTGGTAAATATTTGTATAGCGATCTCAATTTGCTTTTGGTACAACAAATCATAGAGACAAAAACAGGGCAGAAACTCGATCAATTGGCTAAAGGAATTTATAGTGAATTGGGGATTTCGAAAATTGGATACAATCCGCTAAAATGGACTTCGGAGGAAAATGTAATGCCAACTGAAATTGATCATTTTTTCAGAAAAGATACGATCAAAGGTTATGTGCACGATGAAGCAGCGGCTATTTTGGGAGGAGTTTCAGGAAATGCAGGTTTATTTGCCAATGCACAATCGATCTCGGTGATTTGCCAGATGCTTTTGAATAATGGCAAGTATCACGGAAAACAAATTCTAAAGTCGAAAGTGGTAAAAGAGTTTACAAAATCGCCTCTGGTAAAAAAAGGAATCTACCGCGGACTCGGTTTTGATAAACGTAAACCGGATGAATTTTACAAAAAAAATGATTTTGGACATACTGGTTTTACAGGAACTTTTTTCTTTATGAATCCTGATAATAACAGGTTTTTAATCATTCTGACCAATCGCGTAAATCCAACGAGAACAAACAGATTAATGTATAAAGATGATTTTACTGCCAAAATTTGGAGGCAAGTTAATGAGTAA
- a CDS encoding PQQ-binding-like beta-propeller repeat protein, translated as MKYLFSRILLIFIITSGFSQNAEKSGIIKFVQLTDLHVSPGNENDFLLQNIIKEINTSDNEFVVVTGDLTNRGADDELKNVHSILSNLKIPYYVISGNHETNWSESAGLTYKKIWGNDRFVFSKGEYLFIGFPCGPYMKMGDGFVKHEDVLWLDKTLKESLKNNNKKVLNFAHYPLDNSVSNYKEVLQVLEKYPTVASFCGHGHTLKKYDFSGLSGIMGASITSRDGKTKSYNEVIISKDSIRIYQKQIDQPGVFKFSVPSTPSKIKIPKDSGTDIFPFVKDIASIYSVPSFDKKSLFFANSIGEIQSVNLKNKVLNWKKETGNAIYFSPTVVKNNLIIGTIEGNILGFDTESGNQKWNIPVGGVLVGSPIVENNKLYTASSNAFICIDAVSGKVIWQNKLPESYSQGTPLIHGDKIIFGAWDTNVYCLNKNTGTLIWKWNNGNNKQVLYSAGNVNMAASKNRLYLVTPERFLTIVEIETGKTLLRTSKWKVRESMGKSQDGKWFYAKTMEGELLRLPLNDELELTEENLVNQSKVLDLKLGYEHNPAGILENKKKIYTGSRKGEVVVVDAEKFEIIKQINLGSSSVNGFSVDDQGKVWTSLIEGGIYLLE; from the coding sequence ATGAAATATCTATTTTCCAGAATACTATTGATTTTTATAATAACATCTGGTTTTTCTCAAAACGCAGAAAAATCAGGAATTATAAAATTCGTGCAACTTACAGATTTACATGTTTCACCGGGAAATGAAAATGACTTTTTGCTGCAGAATATTATAAAAGAAATCAATACATCTGATAATGAATTTGTGGTGGTAACCGGCGACTTAACCAATCGCGGCGCCGATGATGAACTTAAAAATGTTCATTCGATTCTTTCGAATTTAAAAATCCCTTATTACGTTATTTCCGGAAATCACGAAACCAACTGGAGCGAAAGTGCCGGTTTAACCTATAAAAAAATATGGGGCAACGATCGGTTTGTATTTTCGAAAGGAGAATATCTTTTTATAGGGTTTCCGTGTGGTCCTTATATGAAAATGGGAGATGGTTTCGTAAAACACGAAGATGTGCTTTGGCTGGATAAAACCCTAAAAGAAAGCCTTAAAAACAACAATAAAAAAGTGCTGAATTTTGCGCATTACCCATTAGATAATAGCGTAAGTAATTATAAAGAAGTGCTTCAGGTTTTAGAAAAATATCCTACTGTCGCCAGTTTTTGTGGTCATGGACATACTTTAAAAAAATATGATTTCTCCGGTTTAAGCGGAATTATGGGCGCATCGATTACCTCGCGTGATGGTAAAACCAAAAGTTACAACGAAGTAATTATCAGTAAAGACAGTATTCGTATTTATCAGAAACAAATTGATCAACCAGGCGTTTTTAAATTTTCGGTTCCGTCGACACCTTCAAAAATTAAAATTCCAAAAGATTCAGGGACAGACATTTTTCCTTTTGTAAAAGATATTGCTTCTATTTATAGTGTTCCTTCTTTTGATAAAAAAAGCCTTTTTTTTGCGAATTCTATTGGTGAGATACAATCGGTTAATTTGAAAAATAAAGTACTTAACTGGAAAAAAGAAACCGGAAATGCCATTTATTTTTCTCCAACAGTGGTAAAAAACAACCTCATTATTGGTACAATCGAAGGAAATATACTGGGATTTGATACAGAATCCGGTAATCAAAAATGGAATATTCCTGTTGGAGGTGTTTTGGTAGGTTCGCCAATTGTCGAAAATAATAAACTTTATACTGCAAGTTCTAATGCATTTATTTGTATCGATGCCGTTAGCGGAAAAGTGATCTGGCAAAATAAATTACCTGAGTCTTATTCACAAGGAACTCCTTTGATACATGGCGATAAAATTATTTTTGGCGCATGGGATACCAATGTTTATTGTTTGAATAAAAATACGGGAACACTCATTTGGAAATGGAATAATGGTAATAATAAACAAGTCTTATATTCAGCCGGAAACGTGAATATGGCGGCATCAAAAAACCGACTTTATCTGGTTACTCCTGAACGTTTTCTGACGATTGTAGAAATAGAAACCGGTAAAACGCTTTTAAGAACTTCGAAATGGAAAGTAAGGGAATCGATGGGAAAAAGTCAGGACGGAAAATGGTTTTATGCCAAAACAATGGAAGGTGAACTTTTAAGATTACCACTTAATGATGAACTGGAACTGACGGAAGAAAATTTAGTGAACCAAAGCAAAGTTTTAGATCTTAAACTAGGATACGAACACAATCCTGCAGGAATATTAGAAAATAAAAAGAAAATATATACAGGCAGCCGAAAAGGTGAAGTTGTTGTGGTGGATGCTGAAAAATTTGAAATTATAAAACAAATCAATTTAGGAAGCTCCAGTGTAAATGGCTTCTCGGTTGACGATCAGGGAAAAGTTTGGACATCGCTTATAGAAGGCGGTATTTATTTATTAGAGTAG
- a CDS encoding glycoside hydrolase family 10 protein: MKSLKIIFLVVLFQTNIFSQQPAKREMRAAWISTVDNIDWPSKPGLSDKEMKTEMITILDNLRSYNLNTVVFQIRPTADAYYKSTKEPASHWITGKQGVAPGFDPLQLMIDEAGKRGMSVHVWLNPYRVQKDTTNEVLSKNHLFFKKPELFLTYGKTRYFNPGYKETRDFVASVVGEIVRNYNIQAIHMDDYFYPYKIAGQEFPDQAAFAKEPRQFKDKDDWRRDNVDLIIKQIRDTIITNKPDVEFGISPFGVWRNIAKDSQGSNTVAGATNYDDLYANILKWQKENWIDYVTPQLYWHIGFDRANFEVLAKWWAAHKYGANVYIGHGVYKLSKTAKEVEWRSPDQIVKQIEMIRTMPMIDGSMHFTATNFLKKGDTLRKPLMEKQYKYIALTPEANRITRVKPQPPVNASIAQKGGTAVLTWKAGVNNQKYVIYRFPKSKITDFSNPENIYYVTTATKLEVPNANLQQYTYAITALSNTQTESSPIQF, from the coding sequence ATGAAAAGTTTAAAAATAATATTTCTAGTAGTATTGTTTCAAACCAATATTTTTAGCCAGCAACCAGCAAAAAGAGAAATGCGTGCGGCGTGGATATCTACGGTAGACAATATCGACTGGCCGTCGAAACCTGGCTTGTCAGACAAGGAAATGAAGACCGAAATGATTACGATTTTGGATAATTTACGATCTTATAATCTGAATACCGTCGTTTTTCAAATTCGTCCTACGGCCGATGCTTATTACAAATCGACCAAAGAACCTGCATCGCACTGGATTACAGGAAAACAGGGAGTTGCCCCGGGTTTTGATCCATTGCAATTAATGATTGATGAAGCCGGAAAACGCGGAATGAGTGTTCACGTTTGGCTTAATCCGTATCGTGTGCAAAAAGATACGACGAACGAAGTGCTTTCAAAAAATCATTTGTTTTTTAAGAAACCGGAACTGTTTCTTACTTACGGAAAAACAAGATATTTTAATCCGGGATATAAAGAAACCAGAGATTTTGTAGCTTCTGTAGTGGGCGAAATAGTCCGTAATTATAATATTCAGGCCATTCATATGGATGATTATTTTTATCCTTATAAAATTGCAGGACAGGAATTTCCTGATCAGGCGGCTTTCGCCAAAGAGCCTCGCCAGTTTAAAGACAAAGACGATTGGAGAAGAGATAATGTCGATTTGATCATCAAGCAAATACGAGATACCATCATTACGAATAAACCAGATGTCGAATTTGGAATTTCACCTTTTGGAGTATGGCGAAATATTGCCAAAGATTCGCAAGGTTCGAATACTGTGGCCGGAGCAACAAATTATGATGATTTGTATGCCAATATTTTGAAATGGCAAAAAGAAAACTGGATCGATTATGTTACGCCACAATTGTACTGGCACATTGGTTTTGATAGGGCTAATTTTGAAGTTTTGGCAAAATGGTGGGCAGCGCACAAATATGGAGCCAATGTTTATATAGGTCATGGAGTTTATAAGCTTTCGAAAACGGCAAAAGAAGTAGAGTGGAGAAGTCCGGATCAGATTGTGAAACAGATAGAAATGATTCGTACAATGCCTATGATTGATGGTTCGATGCATTTTACAGCAACCAATTTTCTGAAAAAAGGAGATACGCTGAGAAAACCTCTTATGGAAAAACAATATAAATACATCGCCCTAACGCCCGAAGCCAACAGAATTACAAGAGTAAAACCTCAACCACCGGTAAATGCTTCGATTGCTCAAAAAGGCGGCACCGCAGTTCTGACATGGAAAGCTGGGGTAAACAATCAAAAATATGTGATTTACAGATTTCCTAAATCAAAAATAACCGATTTCTCTAATCCGGAGAACATTTATTATGTAACAACAGCAACAAAATTAGAGGTTCCGAACGCTAATTTGCAGCAATATACCTACGCTATTACCGCTTTGAGTAATACACAAACGGAGAGCAGTCCGATACAATTTTAA
- a CDS encoding FAD-binding and (Fe-S)-binding domain-containing protein, protein MSSLLPLQQLSDSLEGTLFYDELYKKLYATDASAYRIMPEAVAIPKSVEDIAKIIRFAAKNNISITPRTAGTSLAGQTVGNGIIVDVSKHFTKIVAFDAEKKTITVQPGVIRDELNLYLKPHGLFFSPTTSTTNRCMIGGMVGNNSSGTTSIRYGVTRDKIVEIKAVLSDGSLAVFKDLTSEDFIEKTKGDSLENKIYKTIYEELSNKENQEEINREFPKPEIHRRNTGYAIDALLKSELFSGTENTINLGKLLCGSEGTLAFTTEITLKVDDLPPTNNIMVVAHFHTIQESLEAVVVAMKHHLYTCEMMDDTILDCTKTNREQSKNRFFIVGEPKAVIMLEVGSHISMEDAELQADALIKDLEANNFGYALPKIYGADIDKVNEVRKAGLGLLGSIVGDDKAADSIEDTAVELSDLPNYIADFAAMMERHGQSAIYYAHAGAGELHLRPKINLKTKEGLHQFRNISTEVAHLVKKYKGSLSGEHGDGILRGEFLPFMIGDKNYELLKRIKKAFDPDTILNVGKIVNASKMDENLRFEAGRVEPDIKTIQDFSDSMGILRAAEKCNGSGDCRKLPSAGGTLCPSYRATRNEKDTTRARANALREYLTHSEKDNKFDHEELYKVFELCVSCKACASECPSNVDVATLKSEFLYQYQKANGFSVRNKIFAFNSKLNKLGSIAPSMTNFVANLPLVKKSMGIAPKRQVPLLAPTTFRKWYEKNKKSAVNNTFENGKVYLFCDEFTNYYDVSVGIDAYELLTKIGYEVLIIDHEESGRAFISKGFLEEAQDIANKNVAIFKDLIAENTPLIGIEPSAILTFRDEYIRLAYDKEGAEKLSKNTFTIEEFFKREIINGKIHSGQFSDTEKTIKIHGHCHQKSLSTIEASFVMLNLPKNSSVTIYNSGCCGMAGSFGYEKEHYEISMQMGEDTLFPKIRTTEATTAIAAAGTSCRHQIFDGTNRKAMHPVTILRDCLR, encoded by the coding sequence ATGTCCAGTCTTCTCCCATTACAGCAACTTTCAGATTCATTAGAGGGAACTCTTTTTTACGATGAGCTTTATAAGAAATTATATGCTACAGATGCTTCTGCGTATAGGATTATGCCTGAAGCAGTTGCAATTCCAAAATCAGTAGAAGATATTGCTAAGATTATTCGCTTTGCGGCAAAAAACAATATTTCGATAACACCCAGAACAGCCGGAACATCTTTGGCCGGACAAACGGTGGGAAACGGAATAATTGTAGATGTCTCTAAACATTTTACAAAAATTGTTGCTTTTGATGCCGAAAAGAAAACCATAACAGTGCAGCCCGGCGTAATTCGCGATGAGCTGAATTTGTATTTAAAACCACACGGTTTATTTTTTAGTCCAACTACCTCAACAACAAATCGATGTATGATTGGGGGAATGGTTGGGAATAATTCATCTGGAACAACTTCGATACGTTACGGCGTTACCCGCGATAAAATTGTAGAGATAAAAGCGGTTTTAAGTGACGGAAGTCTTGCGGTATTTAAAGATTTAACTTCGGAAGACTTTATCGAAAAGACAAAAGGAGATTCTTTAGAAAATAAAATTTATAAAACGATTTACGAGGAACTTTCGAACAAAGAAAATCAGGAAGAAATTAACAGGGAGTTTCCAAAACCTGAAATTCACAGACGAAATACAGGTTATGCCATTGATGCATTATTAAAATCAGAATTATTTTCGGGAACAGAAAATACAATCAATTTAGGGAAATTACTTTGCGGAAGCGAAGGGACTCTGGCATTTACTACAGAAATTACCTTAAAAGTAGACGATTTACCGCCAACAAACAACATTATGGTTGTGGCGCATTTTCATACCATTCAGGAAAGTTTAGAAGCTGTCGTTGTAGCAATGAAACATCATTTGTACACCTGCGAAATGATGGATGATACGATTTTAGATTGTACCAAAACCAATAGGGAACAATCTAAAAACCGATTTTTTATTGTGGGAGAACCAAAAGCGGTTATTATGCTTGAAGTAGGATCGCATATTAGCATGGAAGATGCCGAATTGCAAGCCGATGCTTTGATTAAAGATCTTGAAGCTAATAATTTTGGATATGCTTTGCCTAAAATTTACGGTGCTGATATTGATAAAGTAAATGAAGTTCGTAAAGCAGGTTTGGGACTTTTAGGAAGTATTGTTGGCGATGATAAAGCAGCCGATTCTATTGAAGATACAGCGGTTGAACTAAGTGATTTACCCAATTATATTGCCGATTTTGCTGCCATGATGGAAAGACATGGACAAAGCGCCATTTATTATGCACATGCCGGAGCCGGAGAACTGCATTTACGTCCGAAGATCAATTTAAAAACAAAAGAAGGATTACACCAGTTTAGAAATATATCAACGGAAGTCGCTCATTTGGTAAAAAAATACAAAGGTTCGTTAAGCGGTGAACATGGCGACGGAATTTTGCGAGGAGAGTTTCTGCCTTTTATGATTGGGGATAAAAATTATGAACTGCTAAAACGAATAAAAAAAGCATTTGATCCTGATACAATTTTAAACGTTGGAAAAATTGTAAATGCTTCTAAAATGGATGAAAATCTTCGATTTGAAGCAGGAAGAGTAGAACCGGATATAAAAACAATTCAGGATTTCTCAGACAGTATGGGAATTTTGCGTGCTGCCGAAAAATGCAATGGTTCAGGCGATTGCAGGAAATTGCCATCGGCAGGAGGAACTTTGTGTCCGAGTTACCGTGCCACACGAAACGAGAAAGATACCACTCGCGCCAGAGCCAATGCGTTGAGAGAATATCTAACGCATTCTGAAAAAGACAATAAATTCGATCATGAAGAATTGTACAAGGTATTCGAGCTCTGTGTAAGCTGTAAAGCCTGTGCCAGCGAATGCCCAAGTAATGTAGATGTGGCGACTTTAAAATCGGAGTTTTTGTACCAATATCAAAAAGCAAACGGATTTTCTGTTCGAAATAAAATCTTTGCTTTCAATTCAAAACTCAATAAATTAGGAAGCATTGCACCTTCTATGACCAATTTTGTTGCCAATTTACCTTTGGTTAAAAAAAGTATGGGAATCGCACCAAAAAGACAAGTGCCTTTATTAGCGCCGACAACTTTTAGAAAATGGTACGAAAAAAATAAAAAATCAGCTGTAAATAATACTTTCGAAAACGGAAAAGTCTATCTTTTCTGTGATGAATTTACAAATTATTATGATGTTTCGGTAGGGATTGATGCTTATGAATTACTAACCAAAATAGGTTACGAAGTACTTATAATAGATCACGAAGAAAGCGGAAGAGCTTTTATATCGAAAGGTTTTCTGGAAGAAGCGCAGGATATTGCCAATAAAAATGTGGCTATTTTCAAAGATTTAATTGCTGAAAATACGCCATTAATCGGAATAGAACCTTCGGCAATATTAACTTTTAGAGACGAATACATTCGATTGGCCTATGATAAAGAGGGCGCCGAAAAGTTATCGAAAAATACTTTTACGATCGAAGAATTCTTTAAAAGAGAAATAATAAACGGAAAAATCCATTCGGGACAATTTTCGGATACCGAGAAAACAATAAAAATTCACGGACATTGCCATCAAAAGTCATTAAGTACTATTGAAGCTTCGTTTGTCATGCTGAATTTGCCCAAAAACAGTTCGGTTACCATTTATAATTCAGGTTGTTGCGGTATGGCGGGTTCATTTGGTTACGAAAAAGAGCATTACGAAATTAGTATGCAAATGGGCGAGGATACGCTGTTTCCAAAAATTCGTACAACCGAAGCCACAACAGCAATTGCTGCTGCAGGAACAAGTTGCCGCCATCAGATTTTTGACGGCACGAATAGAAAAGCAATGCATCCGGTCACTATTTTAAGAGATTGTTTAAGATGA
- a CDS encoding alpha/beta hydrolase gives MKKAICTLFLMFVFFSVKAAKIDTLQVFSPSMNKNIKTCVITPDDYKKSNKKFPVVYLLHGYSGNYASWAKDFKDVGKQVDQYGFIVIGVDGNFSSWYFDSPIDPTFKYETYVIKELVPFVDKNYKTIASREGRAISGLSMGGHGALYLSFRHQDVFGAAGSMSGGVDIRPFPENWDIKKRLGTLKEFPENWEKNTVTNMLELVKDNKLKLIIDCGVDDFFMDVNRELHNKMLALKINHDYIERPGKHNIEYWENSLKFQLLFFDNFFKENKLK, from the coding sequence ATGAAAAAAGCAATCTGCACCCTATTTCTGATGTTCGTATTTTTTTCTGTGAAAGCAGCTAAAATAGATACGCTTCAGGTTTTTAGTCCTTCGATGAATAAGAACATAAAAACCTGCGTGATAACGCCTGATGATTATAAAAAAAGCAATAAAAAATTTCCGGTTGTTTATTTGCTTCATGGTTACAGCGGCAATTATGCCAGTTGGGCAAAAGACTTTAAAGATGTTGGGAAACAGGTCGATCAATATGGTTTTATAGTAATTGGTGTCGATGGTAATTTTTCAAGCTGGTATTTTGATAGTCCGATAGATCCAACTTTTAAGTACGAAACTTATGTAATAAAGGAATTAGTTCCTTTTGTAGATAAAAATTACAAAACCATTGCAAGTCGCGAAGGCAGAGCAATATCCGGTCTTAGCATGGGCGGACACGGCGCTTTGTATTTATCATTTAGACATCAGGATGTATTTGGAGCAGCAGGAAGTATGAGTGGTGGAGTCGATATTCGTCCGTTTCCTGAAAACTGGGATATCAAAAAACGCCTTGGAACACTAAAAGAATTTCCTGAAAATTGGGAGAAAAATACCGTTACCAATATGCTTGAACTGGTAAAAGACAACAAACTAAAACTGATTATCGATTGCGGTGTAGATGATTTTTTTATGGATGTAAACCGCGAACTGCATAATAAAATGCTGGCCCTAAAAATAAATCACGATTATATAGAACGTCCAGGAAAACACAATATTGAATATTGGGAGAATTCCTTAAAATTTCAATTGTTATTTTTTGATAATTTTTTCAAAGAAAATAAATTGAAATAA